ATGATAAGGGCCTAAGAGATGATGACGGTGTCAGTTGTACTTAGCATATCAAACTCACCTACAAGTCAACACCACCAGCTCATTTAGGTTTGTGCTGGAGTCCTAGATCTTCAGAAGAGGAACGATGTCACAGAAATAATGGTGAAAAACATTGTGCCCACAGAAGGAAACCCTCATCATGGGCTAAAGCACACAGTAATGCCATGATATAGATTCCAGTCACCAGGACATTACATAccttcaggtacatagtgaccttGTAAAGCAGAGAATTGCAGATCACTATGTATCCGTCATAGGCCATCGCTGAGAACATAAAACACTCTCCAATagcaaaaacacaaaagcaaaaagctGGGTCATACACCCAGggcaagaaatattatttttctcccaCACAAATTTTCCCAGGAGTTTAGGGGTAATCACTAAGGAATAAAAGAGATCTAAGAATGACAAATTACCAAGGAAATAGTACATGGGAGACTGGAACTGGGAACATAAAGTGATCGGGAGAATGCCCAAGTTTCCCACCACTGTGATCCTGTAGATGCATAGAAACAGGAAGAACAGAGAGGCAGCTGGAATTCTGGCTGGTTTGTTAATCCTTCAAGACCAAACACATTCATGGTTTAGTAAATGCACATGATTATTTTATTCCAGACAGATaaagatgataaagaaaaaaatcacaagttgTCAGATATCTGTTTCCataatttataattgttttaCTAATGTTTATGATTAAAAAGCTACCCACAACTGctcataaataaaaaaggattgtTAATACCATGGCAGTGAGAAATaattaagtaatatatttataattattgcaTTTTGAGCCAGTATTCTATTAATCTTTAAACAAACTTGAAAGGCATGCAAAAGTATAcagcacacataaaaaaaatcaccatacagtgaGACTTTAGATTTGCTTGAAGAACATCTAAATGGAATAAAATGTTAGTTATTTGTGTGTCCTCGGTGACTACACTACTATCAGGACAAACGGCACCCAGTAACCATGGACTGACTATCAGTACCACTATAGAGTTGGTAGCTTTGTGCTAGTAACACCTAGGTTTGATTGAAAATCTAATTCATTTAGTTAAGAATCTAATTTCAGGCCAGGCATTTAGCACTTGGGGTCAAGTTCTTAATTTGAATATAGTTCATCtcgtttcaatctccagcatcagaTATGAGCTTACAAACACATCTCCGCATCTGTCCCTTAGCCCAGAACCAGCAGAAAAACCTGGGCAATACAAGTGTGGACTAACCCCACTGCTCCCTACTGGGAATCTAATTTCTGATTTGTAGCAGGCCTGGTTATCACTGGCCATAGATTCAGCACCTCTCAAATAGGCATAGGGCGGCTGCATTATCACTGAGTTCCTGGTATAGAGGGCAAGTTCAAATCCTCGGGGCTTTATGTTAAGGAGTATTTTACCTTAATTCTGAAGTTCTGTGCAGGAAATAAATAGACGCTCTGTTCTGTTCTGCTCTTTACTTTTATCTCCAGGAGGAACTGGGATTCTCTGGCAGGTGCAGCTAAGgaaagcagaaaactttccccTGTTATTTTACCCACTGTGGCCcaccagggaccccgaccagcgggtaaagctggggaccacgtcagtaattcacAATTCTCGAAGAGgaatccggcctgaaatagaagagggactgggaaataaagagactcgAGACGAAGGGTTCCGATCAGGAGtccatttaataaaggaaaaaatagaccttttatagacaatgcaaaacaaagagaGTAGGGGCGAGGCGCAATAGGAGTGGCTGtaactttccacgggaacatcttgattttccaaggttaataagattatcagtcaagagattcacattatctttgagcaacaaaatacaaaatctaatctcagcttgggccttttgacccctgtctttacaaggacatcttggagcctagtgactccctagctctaggctatttctatttctttgggtccaaggacAAAAAGGCCACATCTAAGCACTttggctcagactttcagagactccattttgattagtgagagggctttttaattattccaaacagtccccaACAACCCACCTCACATCGACAGGCAACGAAAAACTCTTCCTCCAATTCAGTGGCATTGAGCTCTGTTACAGCTATATATATTTGGAACACAGACATTTTCCTGCTTTGAAAATGTGCCAGCTCCTTCTAACTGATTCCATTTCCTGGTGAATGTTTTTGGAAATGATCACCTAGAAGCTGTTTACTTAGAGTGATGCCTACTTTgcggttttatttttcttgtgagaTAAATTCACACATTTTGCTGTATGAGGAGTATCACCTGTCCTGTTTATTCTGGCTCTCATTTAGAGTGTGAATAATTAGCTTCTTAATAgagatacaaaaaaatcaaagtgtaCAATTATTGGAAATGAAGAAGTAAAGCCCTTTTCTCACCTTATTTAAAGCTGTATTCCTGCTCCAGTTGAGTCATTAATTCACCTTTTAGGAAAACAGTTCGTCTTTTGTTTGCTAATGAAGAGTGAGGTggactgagaagacttaacaagaacaatgacctgcttactggacagggcttgctgtattgccccttaattgggaggtgaaactagaggatactccacaccagccagACTTCagtgtaggatgtgcagattccaggatctttaatacagaaacctgatgccaacaatagggctgcgtgaaaaatataactgtattggcactacagacaatgacttggattgaataaactagtttgcctgtagtctagagttggtcttatgccaggaaacttcaggggtatttagaccaaggctattcctttctatgacccccatattttggtgggcctatgcaaacaatatttgccactctaacaccgtttttactgtgcccttttgaataacccccccaaaaaagccttaaacttttgatgttaacttaaactaatatgtatgtgcatgaatatataaaaatactatgccttcaaagttaaggagtcacataaatctcatggctttacgttgctttgtgtactgctaagaaatgttataatgtactacaatctgtggacttgtggacaaagtaattgtacatgggttctgccttatttttcttaatgttttttttttttgactgtaagttcaatatttaggcgtcagcaaggggatttcttctgagaactgtttatgggcgattgttctttcactgtaactttaccttgtcctctttgcatcattgttctcataattaaaaataaaaaattaaaaaaaagagtgagttgAGTAGAAAATCCCTACCCTACAGTAATGCCACACAGATGGATCTCTAGATATGAAACACCATTTCTAAGAAATATTTGAACTTCTTTGCAGTTTTCTAATCTCCAAGGTATGAATGAATGAGTCAATATTTCCTCAGGACCCCAAGATCCAAGGAGAGATTCAGAGGGAAATTGTTCTGAGAAGACAGGAAACAATAAATTTTCATCTCAAATAATGGCACAATAGAATATTGATGTCCCCCGCCAATGTATGGAATGTTTGATCTTAATGcttgagaagagaaaaatagtatTGCAGAATATGGAAACTTACAGAAAGATATAAAGCAATTTGATGggaaattttcacatatttttcaaTGAGTGGTTTCAGTTCTGACCTCTAACCTACGAAAACAACACAGTAACGCTTGCCTTAACAAAAAACTTGTGCTACCATCCAGACCAATTATTCGCCTCAAAGATCCGCTGAGTATCCAGTAGTAGCAATGATCCACATTGGaaaatacacacatgtacatTGAAGTATCGATAggtatcattttattaaaaatgatgaaGTATTACATAAGCTTCAAACAAAATTATTACATAAGTTTCCATCCTgacagaaaagcaaaaacaacaacaacaacaacaacaaactctaTGTTTAATGAGAGCTTAAAACATGATGGTTTCTAGTATGATATAGAAGATGGTAGGAAGCTGAGATATAATAGAGtgagtggtagggaatttgccttacattctATATGGATATGATCCCTATAACCCAAtctgattcctgagcagatattaaagtgatccctgagcactgccaggtgtgaccctaaaaccaaaacaaaacaaaacaaaaaaaaacaaaaaaaatggatagTATTTGAGGGGTGTCccacttctagctcttttctgaGTAAGCAAACAGTTTTGTCTTTAGTTCTATCTGCTTTTCCTTAGTGAGTAAATCAAATAtgtcaatttcttctctttcattcccatttttcactattaaaagaatttttattaaagcagGGATTATAATCCAAAGTATGTTTGATGTGTCTTTCTTCCTCCAACTCACTGTCATTCATGAATGTGTAGAGTTTGTGGTAATTTCTCACCTGTTAGTTTCTCATGAAGCAGTTCCTAGAGATGTTTGATGTTTATCATGTGTGAATTTACAATGATTTCCCATTTATAGTACTAGATAATGTATGTTCTTCCTTTTGAGACAATTTaaaggcttttaaaaatatttcctgtgTGTGTTTAGGGGTACAATTTCCACACCTCTTCAAAACCTCTTCTCCTCATCTCatatcctccttcctctctctctgataAACCCAGCTACTTGTAGTCTGAGTCCACCTGTGTTCTATTGGTTTCTTTCATTCCTGGGCCTTGCATTTCTGCTCCCATATACTGATAATGTCACTCATCTTTGTCTCTCATTTTACTTTCAGGACCCCTTTCTTAGTTCTATCTAAGTTGTTTTAAAATGGaagatttccttttttcttagtcTGTTTAATATTATACTGGGCAATTCACTATATTTTCTTTACTAGTTCTTCTGTCATTAttcacttgtgttgtttccatagCTTGGCTTTTGTTAAACATCAGTGTGTATGTGTCCTTTTGCAGTAGAGCTTTAGTGTTCTTTTAATATATCCCTTGCAGGAGAATTTTAAAGTCATGTGGTagatttatttgtaatattttagaaCTTCTATAAAGTTCTAAAACTGTGGTCCATAGAACTCTGGCCAATTAAACTCCTATTTCCAATGGGTTActatacaaacatttttttctcttcacacCCCTTCTAGTACTTATTGTtttgaccttttctttttttttctccctggcaCATGGTGGCCAGGCAAAATTCTTTACCATAAAGTTAAGCTGCACACCCAAGGCTTTGTTCTTGGGTTCTCAATTCCATGTTGTtgtctttgtatatatttttattctgatgCCATACTGCTTTTATTACTACAATGTTGTGATAGCATATGAAGTTAGGAAACATGATTTCAACATTCTTATCTTTTTAGGAGTGTGTTGGTTATTGGGGATCTTTTGTAGTTTATATGCATTTTAGTACCATTGGAAAGCTTTAGTGGGTCAGAAGTTCAGAGTGTATATTCTTCTTTTCAGTTCTTTGTTACTGAATTTGAGTGTGACTAGTGAGAAGAAATGCCAGCAGTGACAGACAGACCCAATAGTACTTAAGATCAAAAAATTAATGATTCGAATTTATATTTAAGGAGTTTTCAAGTAACCAATTAGGTTAAAAAGGTCGGGATTATGAGTTCTAATGTGCACAGGTTTGTTGAAATGCAGACTTACTGAGCATGTATGTAGAAATATGGGTTTGcaacttatttttactgttttccaGATGTATGGTTTTGGGTAAACtgcctttttatttctaagtCCTAGGGCTTAGAACAGTAGTTCCAAtaatagttatagaaataattaatgCGAATAAGCATTATAAGTACAAATAAAAGTAGTTATACAGAATAGAGAAAATGTATGCTTATTTCTTCCCCAGAAACATTCCTTCTGTTCTCTGGACCCTAGTATTTGGCCTTTTTCCCATTGCCTGAACAAGATGTGTACAAATTCTTAAGGAAGCAGCTGACAGGACAAATTCTTACTTTATAATTTGTTAGACACCATTTATACAGAAATATCTCATCATCCAAAAGCTCTGTGACTAAGACTGTCTGGTTTTCATGTCATAGAACTGGATAATTTAGGCTTAATGAGAACATGGCTTTGTCCAAGATGTTATCTGATAAATCACTGAGCTGTACGGATTCCAACTAGTCACTTGGACTGAATGAGTTGATTTAAACTGCTATCTTTATATTAGTGAGGAATCATaggaattctttattttgttttcctcacATAGATACTATGTGTACTAAGAATATAaaagtttttaggttttttttcctctatgactaaattttagactttttatataattaattttataagtttatattCTCAAAAGCCATACAATTCTAGATAAGTGACAAGTTTCTAACTGTCGTAAAGAAGGATTATCCAGCCCATGCTTTTACTACTAATGAaatttgataattaaaataatttgttgctTCTGTAACCTGAAACTTATTAATATGAGCATGTGAGAGATAATTTACATATTCAGCTTTTATTAGATACTGTAGTTCTAAAATTGATTTGATCAGGAACTTATAGCATAGCAAGAACAATTATATAATGGATTTCATATACACAAATACAGTATGAATATTCATGTACATCTCCATTTACGTACTTAGACATTGCAACTTTAAATAAATGTTAGTGTATATTgaaaatacacatacatacatggcTGTGACAAGCAGATAGATACATAGATTGAAGTGTATTGTTTTGTGTAACTAGAAGACTAAGGGAAATATAaggatatatattgaaaatacatTGAAAGAGGACCACCAAAATAAATTTAGTGTTAAATTGTCCTTGGCTTAAAACTAATAtgttacttataaaaataatcaggaatcatatatatgataaaaatctATATTTCACAGAACTATTTTCACTATAAAGACCTGGAAAGTATTCCACCATGAAGAATCTTTTTCAGGGATTCTTTGACATCTTTGTTCCTAAGACTGTAGATGATGGGATTCAGCATGGGAATCACTGTCGTATAAAACACAGATGCCACCTTCTCCTGTGTTGCATCTCCAGTAGCAGGTTTAAAGTACATGAAGATGATGGAGCCATAGAAGACCCCAACGGCTGCAAGATGGGAGCTACAGGTACTGAAAGCTTTCGACCTGCCTTCCGCAGAACGGATACGCAAAATGTTGGAAAGAATGAAGGCATAAGAGATGAAGATGGCTAAAGCACATGCAAACACATTGAACGAGACCACAAGCATTACCAGAAGTTCCTTGGTGTAGTCTCTTGAGCAAGATATATTTAGAAGAGGCAGAATGTCACAGAAATAATGGTGGATAACATTAGTTTCACAGAAGGAGCGACTAGATATGTAGCTAGTATGGACCAAGGCGCCAAAAGCCCCCATTACATACACCCCAGTGACTAATAGGGAACAGACCCTGTGGGACATGGTGACATTGTAAAGCAAAGGGTTACAGATGGCAACATAACGATCATACGCCATGGCTGTCAGCATGTAGGAGTCATCGATACCAAAGAAGGCGAAGAAGAAGAGTTGGGTCATGCACTCAGGAAAGGCAGTAAAATTCTTCTCTGACACAAAGTTTACCAGCATCTTGGGAATTATGACTGAGGAGTAGCAGAGATCTATGAAGGATAAAttactgagaaaaaaatacatgggTGTGTGAAGCTGAGAACTAAATCTGATTAGAAACACTAAACCCAAGTTTCCTGTCATGGAGATCATGTAGATCAATATGAAGAGGATGAAGAGAGGGAGTTGGAGTTCTGGTTGGTCTGTTAACCCTTCCAGGATAAACTTACTCACCAAAGACTGATTTTCTATAGCCATTCTTTTCCTAGTTGGGATCGGGTAAGTAGGTCAGGAAAGAAGTTCTCACAGGAAGCATATAGCCAACTCTCAGGACTGGGTAATCCAAGTTCTGACATATGACATACTTTCTAACTGGTGCAGAGATCAGAAAACCAAGAGACTAGAATCCACTCTTAATGTATACCAGTACTTCATTTATTTGGCTTTGATTCTTACTCTTCTTCGATGACATTTAGAAATGGGAATCATTTTTGTCTCCACAAACTGAGTTTTAGAttctcctaaaaataaaaaggaaaccttCTTGTTATTGCATCCCTTTGGGAGAAATCGTGCCGAATTATGCCCCTTGTCTTGGTTTCAAATTTGAATTTCACACATCTGTGCTCTCTTCAGATGTCCCAGActtctactttttctttgttatttctttaatttccccATTTTTACTTTGGTTTTACCAGAAACTTTGGTTTTCTCTACAACTTTTCATCGGCCATCTGAATTACtggttttgacttggccttttcACTATTCTACCACATTATTGTTCAAACAATAGAGAAATGGGCACTGATTCTAATGGTAGAAGGGTAGTACTAGGAAGCCTTTTACAGAGCTGAAGGAGCAAGGGGGACGAGCATCAAAAGTAGGAGTCACTAAACCTATCGATACCAGCATAAGCTCATTTTATTTGTGATCTCATTTAATCCTtgtaaaaaaaaacccatgaaaTTAATGCTATTGTTGTTTCTATAGATTTATTCAGGTGGATTGGTGGAGGATACAAAATAAGTGAATTGCATGCTTGCCCTAAATCACAACACttgaaacaatattattttacaaatgagttTCTTGAACAGCTAGTCACAGGTAGTGTAAAACATCAGAATTAATGTCTTCatctttcaattattattttggtttctgttttttgggaCAGTGAAGTATATTAGGTCGGAAAGATCAAGAACCTAAGAATAAATCACATTGTAGCTTTCTCACTTACTTGGACATTACATGTGCAGacttttttctctactttttagCAAGCAAAATGTAACACTCCgttgaaataattatattaatgtgTCACAGGCTCCCctcttcaatttttaatttatctcatTTTCTTATGAATATGATGAATTAGATGAAAATCAATCCCTTTATAaagccaatttttattttttaaatttattttatttatttttttgctttttgggccatacccagtgatgctcaggggttactcctggctatgtgctcagaaactgctcctggcttggggaccataagggacgctagGGGACAGAATcacagtcctaggtcagcttcgtgcaaagcaaaggccctactacttgtgccatggctccagcccctaaagccaCTTTTAAAAATCTCCCACATAATACCTGGTTTTAGGTAGCTTCtgtgaattcatttttttctcctcaaatGCACTTTATAATGCTAGAGTATATGATATTATTTctcaaaattgtgttttaattattATGAGATCTCAATAATTTGAATTTCTAAATCAGGTCAAATTGAACTTATTTTCAGACATGGTTATATCTTAGGTTCATGACTGAATgaatttaaactattttacaaatattattaaaatgttttgttcaTGTATATACACAAATAGTTAATTATTGAGAGTCTTCTGGGGACTAAAGATAAATATTGAATGTTACAAATATCACAAATTCCTTTTATCACAAGTTCAGCAACCTAATGAAGTTCATTATGCCAAGAAACATAGAATTCTAGAATGAGAGTCACATTATGGGAAGTGCTAGAAAGAAACATAAGTGTAGAAGATTGTCTTTCAGGGAGGGCAAAGGAGGACTTTAAAAAGGTGGCACATGAGTCTAATCCTATGTAAAGGAAAAGAACAAGCTAATTTGTATCTGGATAAGAGGCAGTTCTGGACACAGAGAGGGCTCAAAAAGTGATAGAGGAATTAGCCAAAAGACCAGTATGGCTGGACGCACAGAGTCAAGGAAGAGGCAGGCAACTGGAGTCATAGGTAGCAGGAATTGCCAGATGCAAGACGTTGGTGAAAACAGAATTTTGCTCTGGTGTAATGGGGCACTGATTGAGACTTCACAGAAACTATAATGGCAAAGAGCACCTTCGAGATTACTGTGGTTACTCCACCAGATTATTCATTGAGCAATGAAGAGTAGATTAAAGAAGTGAGACAGAAGGATAAGTATGATTCTACTGAGACTGATAGTTTGTACAAGACTGAGTGATGTAGTGATGTAGAGAAGGTGAGTGTAGTCTGCAATGGCTGACATTTGCTTGTAAGTTGCCTTTGGGCACTTGGAAAAAACAGTGAGGATCCGATGAAGATCTGACTGGAATCCGAGATTAGATCAGTGATGGGAAAGGAGCAGGTTTGGGAGCATTTtgtttacattatatattttcattttttatatctagTATACAAGTCAGTTATAGACTGAGCAGGGAgttgattttaaaaatctaaattttagaagAGATACCCTGCCttgaacattattttttctaCCATCATCCCTGCATTAGAGATCTCTACTACAGAGACTAGATGGTATTATCAGGTGAGTGCAAAGACCTCAGTGCCTGTTTCCTGGCAAGTTAGCAGTTTGGGCTGGATTATTTATATTGTGGACTGCCAGGTACTAGAACATGTAGACTGCCAGTACTAGACAGTGCTAggcatgtggtttttttttttttttaatcttttttttttttttctgttttcatgaAGTTCGCTGGCTTAGTCCAGGGGTTAGTGGAACCAGAAATTTGTGGGCCAGAAGTTCATTGCCTCCTATAGGGACAACTTTAGGGTCCGTAGAAACCCTagacttgtcttttcttttcttttttttttttttgggccacacctggcattgctcagggggttacacctggttgtctgctcaaaaatagctgcctggcaggcacgggtgaccatatgggacaccgggattcgaaccaaccacctttggtcctggatcggctgcttgcaaggcaaacgccgccgctgtgctatatctccagcccgacttgtcttttctcttttcttttacccCTTATACTTCACCTTCACCAGGGATGCCTGCATACTTTTCACATCCTacctttccatatttttaaataaagtagctCTCTCAGAGACATATAACCATCGTTTTTCCCCTTTTAATGTTTTGCTTGGGTTGTATTGACATTGTTGTGTGTGTTTCTGACTTTTCTCAGACACAGTTCAAAGTGCTGTATCCATACATAGGGTTAGGagtaatttaggggctggagagattgctgCAGGTGTTAAGGCACTGGCTTTGGACTGCCTCTGGTTGGTATAACCATGGTTCCTGATACACCAGCAAGAATGTTTTCTAGCAAAGACTCAGGTATAAGCCCCTGAGCATAAGCCATACATAGCTTACCATCACCGCTCATCCCTCAGAGGCCCTAAAAAAATCATTCACGGTAGGGTTTCAGCTGACTACACTTCCAATACTTCATTAAAACACATTCCCAGGGCCGGTagtgatagcaaagcagagaAGCATTTGGGTTCCAACCCTGACATCACATAGAGTACCCCAAAGCCAGTCACGGAGAAATTTCTCAGACAGAGTTATGAATAACCTCCTGAATGCTgcagtgtagcccccaaacaaacaaacagaaaacaaaaagaaaaacatcactgTGTagattataaaatgaataaaaatgattttctctTTCTTGCCACCTCCATTTGCTATTCTCTCTATATACACATAGGAATTCTGGGTGATTAATACCTGAAGAGGGGGCAGGTTTATAGAAATCCAAGGATTGAATGTTTTTAAGACTTCCTGCCtccaattttacatatttataataataggaaagtataattttattaaagtccTGAAATATGTATCTCATGCTAGATTTGCAACCAGGAGAGAAAATCAAGCAGGGAAAGCAAAGATTTGAAATAAAAGTATTGGGAACCACGACAGAAGTTTCTTCCTTCTTTGAACTTCAGCTTGAGGACTTCTACATTCTTAGTAAAAAACCTGCAGGTAAAGGCATCTCTTTTGACCCCAGGGCACAGTAGTTTTTGAGGTGGGTCAGAAAGCAGGCACAGGCTTTGATTCCACAAAGTTCCAACCGTAGCTAATTCAGATGGGCTAGATGTTCTTTTGGTGAACAGGAATTCCTAACCCAGCACaatattaatattactattttaacagtaattaaaataatattattagataaatgttatatttataacatttatgtcataaatatatatataataaaataatagtaatattgaTATCAActataaatataatgtttttattaaagtacGATTGTTTATAACATGACATAA
The sequence above is a segment of the Suncus etruscus isolate mSunEtr1 chromosome 8, mSunEtr1.pri.cur, whole genome shotgun sequence genome. Coding sequences within it:
- the LOC126015782 gene encoding olfactory receptor 8D1-like — translated: MAIENQSLVSKFILEGLTDQPELQLPLFILFILIYMISMTGNLGLVFLIRFSSQLHTPMYFFLSNLSFIDLCYSSVIIPKMLVNFVSEKNFTAFPECMTQLFFFAFFGIDDSYMLTAMAYDRYVAICNPLLYNVTMSHRVCSLLVTGVYVMGAFGALVHTSYISSRSFCETNVIHHYFCDILPLLNISCSRDYTKELLVMLVVSFNVFACALAIFISYAFILSNILRIRSAEGRSKAFSTCSSHLAAVGVFYGSIIFMYFKPATGDATQEKVASVFYTTVIPMLNPIIYSLRNKDVKESLKKILHGGILSRSL